One Aquarana catesbeiana isolate 2022-GZ linkage group LG11, ASM4218655v1, whole genome shotgun sequence genomic window carries:
- the LOC141112257 gene encoding uncharacterized protein — MGIQKMLCLSPTYSPTSGNKKTTYGEYNANSHSALLAQETVVLYAQRTRGRTPLVFTDPGRSTLPGPSTLPPSGKMELGCMVSEEQLLEAKGFSGRLIDTMLKSRKMETRNIYQKVWRCFNRWCIDKKFNTRGSVAVLEFLQDGIDKGLSLSTLKSQVSALSVYLEKRLASDPWVIRLFRSLSRQRPIQGTVFPKWDLSLVLQTMTAHPFEPLDDCNLKMLTFKAVFLVAITTAKRVCEMEALSIRPPFFQIFPDHIIFRMDLAFLPKVASKFHRGQEIVLPSFCPNPSKEQEVKFHSLDVRRCVLHYLEATKDIRKTDSLFILISGARKGQKATRRTIARWLKEAIEQAYRLGGMQVPEGIRAHSTRAMAASQAERAGATPEQICKAATWSSFATFVRHYRVDLWAAKDQTFGRKVLQAVVPP, encoded by the coding sequence ATGGGCATTCAGAaaatgctatgcctttcccccacctaTTCTCCTACCAGCGGTAATAAGAAAACTACGTACGGAGAATACAACGCTAATTCTCATAGCGCCCtattggcccaagagaccgtggttctctatgctcagagaACTCGCGGTAGAACCCCCCTGGTTTTTACcgatccaggaagatctactctcccagggcccagtacactgcccccaagtggaaagatggaacttggctgcatggtgtctgaggagcagttgctAGAAGCGAAAGGGTTCTCAGGCCGTCTAATAGACACAATGCTGAAAAGCAGGAAGATGGAGACAAGGAACATCTACCAAAAAGTATGGAGGTGTTTCAACAGATGGTGTATAGACAAAAAATTCAATACACGAGGCTCAGTGGCAGTCCTGGAGTTCCTACAGGACGGGATAGACAAGGGACTAAGTCTTAGCACGCTTAAAAGTCAAGTGTCAGCACTTTCTGTTTACCTGGAGAAGAGATTAGCATCTGATCCGTGGgtaatcagactctttagatcACTGAGCAGACAAAGACCGATACAGGGTACAGTttttccaaagtgggatctgtcattagtgctgcaaactatgacagcTCACCCCTTTGAGCCACTGGATGATTGCAACCTGAAGATGCTGACGTTTAAAgcagtttttttggtggcaattACTACGGCTAAAAGGGTTTGTGAGATGGAGGCCCTATCAATCAGGCctcccttttttcagatttttccggaTCACATAATTTTTAGAATGGATCTGGCATTTCTCCCTAAAGTGGCCTCGAAATTCCACAGAGGCCAGGAGATTGTGTTGCCATCATTTTGCCCAAATCCTTCTAAGGAACAAGAAGTAAAGTTCCATAGTTTAGATGTAAGGAGATGTGTTTTGCATTACTTAGAAGCAACCAAAGATATTAGGAAGACGGActccttatttattttgatttctggagCAAGGAAAGGGCAAAAGGCCACAAGACGtactatagccagatggctaaaagaagccattgaacaggcctataggttaggaggtatgcaggtcccagagggtatcagggcacactccaccagggcaatggctgcgtcgcaagcagagagagctggagccacgccggaacagatttgtaaagcggcaacttggtccagctttgccacctttgtaagacactatagagtggatctttgggcggctaaagatcagacctttggacgcaaggtcttacaagccgtggtcccgccctag